One window of the Triticum dicoccoides isolate Atlit2015 ecotype Zavitan chromosome 3B, WEW_v2.0, whole genome shotgun sequence genome contains the following:
- the LOC119279901 gene encoding uncharacterized protein LOC119279901, translated as MAAEEPSYFRSVPLQQEIHQRELRFKLYMRQIAETHGDQQKNQQVIVDMKQANKFGTLAVQDWTIRDGPGDDAKDVACAQGLHLGASSTKETPSWFTSFSIVFTGDGESDKFPLKFKGSSLQVMGTWTGEGSTKLAITGGTGEFANAQGFATHTIVDGDDKPRDGSIRKLVIDAMCLTFPTPKQVRYISYHFSYYRVFNYEKF; from the exons ATGGCCGCCGAGGAGCCTTCCTATTTCCGTAGTGTTCCTCTTCAGCAAGAGATTCACCAAAGGGAGCTTCGCTTCAAGCTGTACATGCGCCAGATCGCTGAAACCCACGGAGACCAGCAAAAGAACCAGCAAGTTATAGTGGACATGAAGCAAGCCAACAAGTTTGGCACCCTGGCTGTTCAAGACTGGACCATACGGGATGGCCCTGGAGACGACGCAAAGGATGTTGCGTGTGCCCAGGGCCTGCATCTCGGGGCCAGTAGTACCAAGGAAACCCCAAGCTGGTTTACCTCTTTCAGTATAGTGTTTACCGGCGACGGCGAGAG TGATAAATTTCCCCTTAAGTTCAAGGGATCCAGCCTTCAGGTGATGGGAACCTGGACCGGAGAAGGCAGTACCAAATTGGCGATCACCGGTGGGACCGGAGAGTTTGCCAATGCACAAGGTTTTGCCACTCACACAATAGTAGACGGAGATGATAAGCCTCGTGATGGCAGCATCAGGAAGCTTGTGATCGATGCTATGTGTCTCACCTTTCCGACCCCGAAACAAGTCAGATATATCTCCTATCACTTCTCTTACTATCGCGTGTTTAATTATGAGAAATTTTAG